One segment of Brassica napus cultivar Da-Ae chromosome C3, Da-Ae, whole genome shotgun sequence DNA contains the following:
- the BNAC03G01720D gene encoding uncharacterized protein BNAC03G01720D, translating into MSSARYAITRLGLARSLGESQVGASRSVGSVRCFSDDKGRVLSDEERAKETIYIQKMEKEILERKKKLEQQKPDSEKGSAGKKPEEKKP; encoded by the exons ATGTCTTCAGCTCGTTATGCGATCACACGGCTAGGTTTGGCTCGATCCTTAGGGGAGAGTCAGGTTGGTGCATCTCGTTCCGTTGGATCGGTTCGGTGCTTCAGCGACGACAAAGGTCGTGTGCTTAGCGATGAGGAACGCGCCAAAGAGACTATTTACATCCag AAAATGGAGAAGGAGATacttgagaggaagaagaaactcGAGCAACAGAAGCCAGATAGTGAGAAAGGAAGTGCAGGAAAG AAGCCAGAGGAAAAGAAACCCTGA
- the LOC106358533 gene encoding ACT domain-containing protein ACR12 has protein sequence MALSNTIFSPTHSRPISRQARLPAQIPPPDLSLALFGDRRKFVEGVMPLLTLSMRNRVYASINSTDASSTPSYPKSEDDEDFVPMPMVLIDQDADPEATIVQLSFGDRLGALIDTMRALKDLGLDVIKGTVTTKGSVKQTRFSITKLDTGRKVEDPDLLEQIRLTIINNLLKYHPECSEQLAMGETFGIKAPEKKVDVDIATHIHVKEDGPKRSLLCIETADRPGLVVEMIKVMADINIDVESAEIDTEGLVAKDKFHVSYQGQALNRTLSQELVNCLRYFLRRPETDIDSY, from the exons ATGGCGCTCTCGAATACTATCTTCTCTCCTACTCATTCTCGCCCGATCAGCCGGCAAGCTCGCTTACCCGCTCAGATTCCACCTCCAGATCTATCGCTTGCTTTGTTCGGTGATCGCCGCAAGTTCGTCGAAGGTGTAATGCCTCTATTGACGTTGAG TATGAGAAACCGTGTATATGCCTCGATTAACAGCACTGATGCCTCCTCCACTCCGTCTTATCCG AAATCAGAAGACGATGAGGACTTTGTTCCAATGCCAATGGTTTTGATAGACCAGGATGCTGACCCTGAAGCCACTATTGTCCAGCTCAGTTTCGGAGATCGTCTTGGGGCTCTCATTGACACT ATGAGGGCGCTGAAAGATTTGGGATTGGATGTAATAAAAGGAACTGTCACAACTAAAGGTTCCGTTAAACAGACAAGGTTCTCTATAACAAAACT aGACACTGGTCGGAAAGTGGAAGATCCTGACTTGTTGGAGCAAATTCGGTTAACAATCATCAACAATCTCTTAAAATACCATCCG gaATGTAGCGAACAACTTGCAATGGGTGAGACCTTTGGAATAAAGGCTCCAGAAAAGAAG GTTGATGTTGATATCGCGACTCACATACATGTGAAGGAAGACGGACCAAAGaggag CCTGCTTTGCATAGAGACAGCGGACAGGCCAGGTCTGGTTGTAGAGATGATAAAAGTGATGGCTGATATCAACATTGACGTGGAATCCGCAGAGATAGACACAGAG GGACTGGTTGCGAAAGACAAATTTCATGTAAGCTACCAAGGGCAAGCACTAAACCGTACTTTGTCACag GAGCTGGTGAACTGTCTGCGTTACTTCCTGAGAAGGCCTGAAACTGACATCGACAGCTACTAA
- the LOC106428227 gene encoding pentatricopeptide repeat-containing protein At5g04780, mitochondrial-like, producing the protein MNLCKILPRRIHACSLSRNLSVLVTYEQDDCTLDRYNDEFANRNVVQASDLIRILQLCARNGDVLEAKACHGKIIRLEMHEDVISLSNVLINSYSKCGFVELARKVFDGMRERSLVSWNTMIGLYTRNKMESEALNMFSEMRKDGVEFSEFTISSVLSACGGVNCDALECKQLHCLSLKACLDTHVYVGTALLDLYAKCGMIKDAVHVFEFMREKTSVTWSSMVAGYVQNKSYEEALLLYRRGQRMSLEQNQFTLSSVIFACSNLAALIEGKHMHAVIHKTGYASNVFVASSVVDMYAKCGSLRESYIIFSEVGENKNIELWNTIISGFAKHARPKEVMILFEKMQQDGMRPNEVTFSSLLSVCAHTGLVEEGRRFFRFMRSKYGVSPNVVHYSCMVDVLGRAGLLSEAYELIKSIPFDPTASIWGSLLASCRVYKNLELAEVAAEKLFELEPENAGNHVLLSNIYAANNHWEDIVKSRKLLRDSEVRKVRGKSWIEIKDKVHVFSVGESGHSRIREICLKLDSLVIELRKFGYKPRVEHELHDVEERKKEELLMQHSEKLALVFGLMCLPEGSSVRIMKNLRICVDCHEFMKAASMATRRFIIVRDVNRFHHFSDGLCSCGEFW; encoded by the coding sequence ATGAACTTATGCAAAATCTTACCCAGAAGAATCCATGCGTGTTCTCTTTCTCGAAATCTCTCTGTATTGGTTACTTATGAGCAGGATGATTGTACACTAGACCGATATAACGATGAGTTTGCGAATCGCAACGTGGTTCAAGCTTCAGACTTAATCCGAATTTTGCAGCTTTGTGCTAGAAATGGAGACGTTCTGGAAGCCAAAGCTTGCCATGGGAAGATTATCCGTCTTGAGATGCATGAAGATGTTATTTCTCTGTCGAATGTTCTTATCAACTCTTATTCCAAATGTGGCTTTGTGGAGCTTGCACGCAAGGTGTTCGATGGAATGCGCGAAAGAAGCTTGGTGTCTTGGAACACTATGATTGGTTTGTATACACGGAACAAAATGGAGTCAGAAGCATTGAATATGTTCTCGGAGATGCGGAAAGATGGAGTTGAGTTTAGCGAATTCACGATCTCTAGTGTTCTTTCCGCTTGTGGTGGAGTGAACTGCGATGCCTTGGAATGCAAGCAACTGCATTGTTTATCACTCAAAGCGTGTCTCGACACGCACGTGTACGTTGGAACTGCTTTGCTTGATCTCTATGCGAAATGCGGGATGATCAAAGACGCTGTACATGTTTTCGAGTTTATGCGGGAGAAAACCTCAGTTACATGGAGTTCTATGGTAGCAGGTTATGTTCAGAACAAAAGTTACGAAGAGGCTCTGCTTCTTTACCGTCGAGGTCAGAGAATGAGCCTAGAGCAGAACCAGTTCACGTTATCTTCGGTAATCTTCGCTTGCTCGAATCTGGCTGCTTTAATAGAAGGGAAACATATGCATGCTGTTATACATAAGACAGGGTATGCTTCTAATGTCTTTGTTGCGTCCTCTGTTGTTGATATGTATGCTAAATgcggaagcttgagagagtctTATATCATCTTCTCAGAAGTGGGAGAGAATAAGAATATTGAGCTTTGGAACACGATTATCTCCGGGTTCGCAAAGCATGCTCGTCCAAAGGAAGTGATGATCTTGTTTGAGAAGATGCAGCAAGATGGGATGCGACCGAACGAGGTTACTTTTAGCTCCTTGTTATCTGTTTGTGCTCATACGGGTTTGGTGGAGGAAGGAAGGAGGTTTTTCAGATTCATGAGAAGTAAGTACGGTGTATCTCCGAATGTGGTTCATTACTCTTGTATGGTTGATGTTCTTGGTCGTGCTGGACTGTTGTCCGAAGCGTATGAGTTGATAAAGTCTATTCCTTTTGATCCCACTGCTTCCATATGGGgctctcttcttgcttcttgTCGAGTCTACAAGAATCTTGAGCTGGCAGAGGTTGCAGCTGAGAAACTATTCGAGTTAGAGCCAGAGAATGCGGGTAATCACGTCTTGCTATCCAACATATACGCAGCAAATAATCACTGGGAGGACATTGTCAAATCAAGAAAGCTTCTCAGAGACAGCGAAGTAAGGAAAGTGAGAGGAAAAAGCTGGATTGAGATCAAGGACAAGGTCCACGTTTTCAGCGTTGGAGAGAGCGGTCATTCTAGAATCCGTGAGATCTGTTTGAAGCTAGACAGTCTGGTAATCGAACTGAGGAAGTTTGGATATAAACCAAGAGTAGAACATGAGCTGCACGACGTGGAGGAGAGGAAGAAAGAGGAGCTTCTGATGCAGCACAGCGAGAAGCTGGCTTTGGTTTTTGGTCTAATGTGTTTGCCAGAGGGCTCTAGTGTTAGGATCATGAAGAACCTGAGGATCTGTGTGGACTGTCATGAGTTCATGAAGGCTGCATCGATGGCTACTAGAAGATTTATCATTGTTAGAGATGTTAATAGGTTTCACCATTTCAGTGATGGTCTATGTTCTTGTGGAGAGTTTTGGTGA
- the LOC106358534 gene encoding transcription factor DIVARICATA-like, which produces MASSQWTRSEDKMFEQALVLFPEGSPNRWERIADQLNKSSGEVREHYEALVHDVLEIDSGRVDVPDYMDDSAAGWDSAGQISFGSKHGEGERKRGTPWSENEHKLFLIGLKRYGKGDWRSISRNVVVTRTPTQVASHAQKYFLRQNSVKKERKRSSIHDITTVDTNLAMPGSNMDWTGQQESSVQAQQQQGMSEFGQELTPGGHYEEFGYRM; this is translated from the exons ATGGCGTCGAGTCAGTGGACGAGGTCAGAGGATAAGATGTTCGAGCAAGCGTTGGTGCTTTTCCCTGAGGGATCTCCCAATCGGTGGGAGAGAATCGCCGATCAGCTCAACAAATCGTCTGGTGAAGTTAGGGAGCATTACGAGGCGTTGGTGCACGACGTCTTGGAGATCGATTCCGGCAGAGTCGATGTCCCTGATTACATGGATGACTCTGCGGCGGGTTGGGACTCAGCTGGTCAGATCTCGTTTGGTTCTAAACACGGCGAGGGGGAAAGGAAACGAGGAACTCCTTGGTCGGAAAACGAACACAA ATTGTTTCTGATTGGATTAAAGAGATATGGTAAAGGAGATTGGAGGAGCATATCGAGGAACGTGGTGGTCACTAGGACACCGACGCAAGTCGCCAGCCATGCTCAGAAATATTTCCTTAGACAGAACTCGGTgaagaaggagaggaagaggtCGAGCATACACGACATAACTACGGTGGATACTAATTTAGCCATGCCTGGTTCCAACATGGACTGGACTGGACAGCAGGAGAGCTCTGTCCAGGCTCAGCAGCAGCAGGGCATGTCGGAGTTTGGTCAGGAGCTGACTCCTGGTGGCCATTACGAGGAGTTCGGTTATCGGATGTGA
- the LOC106358536 gene encoding cationic amino acid transporter 6, chloroplastic codes for MEVQSSNNGGHSSFSSLRVYLNSLSSTPSRLARRAVSVSTSSDEMSRVRAVSGEHMRRTLRWHDLIGLGIGGMVGAGVFVTTGRASRLYAGPSIVVSYAIAGLCALLSAFCYTEFAVHLPVAGGAFSYIRITFGEFPAFFTGANLVLDYVMSNAAVSRSFTAYLGTAFGISTHKWRFVVSALPAGFNEIDPVAVVVVLAITVIICCSTRESSKVNMIMTAFHIAFIAFVIVMGFLRGDSKNLTSPAKPEHPSGFFPFGAAGVFNGAAMVYLSYIGYDAVSTMAEEVKNPVKDIPVGVSGSVAIVTVLYCLMAVSMSMLLPYDLIDPEAPFSAAFRGSNGWEWVTKVVGIGASFGILTSLLVAMLGQARYMCVIGRSRVVPVWFAKIHHRTSTPVNASSFLGIFTAVLALFTDLNILLNLVSIGTLFVFYMVANALIFKRYVPVGPTKPWPTLTFLTLFSTISLVFTLIWQLAPQGKVKAFMLGASAVVAIAIVLIFHFVVPQANKPELWGVPFMPWTPCVSIFLNIFLLGSLDAPSYVRFGFFSGLIVLVYLFYGVHASSDAEANGSFGVKEDGQVLKELTEV; via the exons ATGGAGGTGCAAAGCAGCAACAATGGCGGCCACTCTTCCTTCTCCAGCCTCCGCGTCTACCTTAACTCCCTCTCCTCGACCCCTTCCCGCTTAGCCCGCCGCGCTGTCTCTGTCTCCACCTCCTCCGACGAGATGAGCCGCGTCCGCGCCGTCTCCGGCGAGCACATGCGCCGTACTCTCCGGTGGCACGATCTCATTGGTCTCGGAATCGGCGGAATGGTCGGCGCCGGCGTCTTCGTCACCACCGGCCGCGCGAGCCGCCTCTACGCCGGCCCCTCGATCGTCGTCTCCTACGCCATCGCCGGCCTCTGCGCTCTCCTCTCCGCCTTCTGCTACACGGAGTTCGCCGTGCACCTCCCCGTCGCCGGCGGCGCCTTCAGCTACATCCGCATCACGTTCGGCGAGTTTCCGGCGTTCTTCACCGGAGCGAATCTCGTGCTGGACTACGTGATGTCGAACGCCGCCGTTTCGAGGAGCTTCACGGCTTACTTGGGAACCGCCTTCGGGATCTCGACTCACAAATGGCGCTTCGTCGTCTCTGCCCTCCCCGCCGGGTTCAACGAGATCGATCCCGTCGCCGTCGTCGTGGTCCTCGCGATCACCGTCATCATCTGCTGCAGCACGAGGGAGAGCTCGAAGGTGAACATGATCATGACCGCATTTCACATCGCGTTCATAGCGTTCGTGATCGTGATGGGGTTCTTGAGAGGAGACTCGAAGAATCTGACTTCTCCGGCGAAACCGGAGCATCCCTCGGGGTTCTTCCCGTTCGGCGCGGCGGGAGTTTTCAACGGAGCCGCCATGGTTTACTTGAGCTATATAGGATACGACGCCGTTTCGACCATGGCGGAAGAAGTGAAAAACCCGGTTAAGGACATACCGGTCGGTGTCTCCGGTTCAGTCGCCATCGTTACGGTTCTCTACTGCCTCATGGCCGTCTCCATGTCAATGCTCCTCCCATACGATCTG ATAGATCCGGAGGCGCCGTTTTCCGCGGCGTTCAGAGGATCCAACGGCTGGGAGTGGGTGACGAAAGTGGTGGGGATAGGAGCTAGCTTTGGGATCTTAACATCACTTTTGGTGGCCATGTTAGGTCAAGCTCGGTACATGTGTGTCATCGGACGGTCCAGAGTGGTCCCCGTTTGGTTCGCTAAGATTCATCACAGAACATCTACGCCAGTCAACGCCTCCTCTTTTCTTG GCATTTTCACGGCGGTTCTTGCCCTCTTCACCGACCTTAACATCCTACTAAACCTCGTTTCCATTGGAACCCTATTCGTCTTCTACATGGTCGCAAACGCTCTCATTTTCAAGCGTTACGTCCCAGTAGGACCCACCAAGCCATGGCCGACACTCACTTTTCTCACACTATTCTCCACCATCTCTCTTGTCTTCACCCTCATCTGGCAACTTGCGCCACAAGGGAAGGTCAAGGCTTTCATGCTCGGTGCAAGTGCGGTGGTGGCTATAGCCATCGTGCTTATTTTCCATTTCGTGGTCCCTCAGGCGAACAAACCCGAGTTATGGGGTGTCCCGTTCATGCCGTGGACCCCTTGCGTGTCGATTTTCTTGAACATATTCTTGCTTGGTTCGTTGGACGCACCGTCGTACGTCCGGTTTGGGTTCTTCTCCGGTTTGATCGTGCttgtgtatttgttttatggTGTTCATGCCAGCTCTGACGCTGAAGCGAATGGGTCTTTTGGTGTGAAAGAAGATGGACAGGTCTTGAAAGAACTAACTGAAGTGTGA
- the LOC106358541 gene encoding vacuolar protein sorting-associated protein 60.2, translated as MKRIFGAKNNKEPPPSIQDASDRINKRGESVEDKVKRLDAELCKYKDQIKRTRPGPAQEAIKARAMRVLKQKKMYEGQRDMLYNQTFNLDQVSFAAEGLKDAQQTMTALKSANKELKGMMKTVKIQDIDNLQDEMMDLMDVSSEIQETLGRSYNVPDDIDEDDLMGELDALEADMGNETEADGVPSYLQPDTEPDLDEGLDLPPPPTGRTQTTGAQPGRAQAEDEWGLPAVPRASLRG; from the exons ATGAAGAGAATATTCGGTGCGAAGAACAACAAAGAGCCTCCACCTTCCATCCAAGATGCCTCTGATCGG atcaaTAAAAGAGGCGAATCAGTTGAAGATAAGGTGAAGAGGCTTGACGCTGAGCTCTGCAAATACAAGGACCAGATCAAAAGGACACGCCCTGGTCCTGCTCAGGAAGCTATCAAAGCTCGTGCTATGCGAGTTCTCAAGCAAAAGAAAAT gTATGAAGGACAACGTGACATGCTTTATAATCAGACTTTCAACCTTGATCAAGTTTCTTTTGCTGCTGAAGGCCTCAAAGATGCTCAACAAACT ATGACAGCCTTGAAGTCTGCTAACAAGGAGTTGAAAGGAATGATGAAAACCGTCAAGATTCAAGACATTGAT AATCTACAAGACGAGATGATGGACTTGATGGATGTGAGTTCCGAAATTCAAGAGACGCTTGGTAGGAGCTACAATGTTCCTGATGACATTGATGAAGATGACCTCATGGGCG AGCTTGATGCTCTTGAAGCTGACATGGGAAACGAGACTGAAGCAGACGGTGTACCTTCCTATCTCCAGCCCGATACGGAACCGGATCTTGATGAAGGGCTTGACTTGCCTCCACCACCAACCGGGAGGACGCAAACAACAGGAGCTCAACCTGGCCGAGCTCAGGCTGAGGATGAATGGGGATTACCTGCGGTACCACGTGCTTCACTCCGGGGATAA
- the LOC111204244 gene encoding uncharacterized protein LOC111204244 — MGKGDNLPSPGETGAAATDQAREFEGKGACEFNQTRFSDQIMPHILNLYGASAKANDFDMYAPNASFEDPLTHAQGVKQIKSAFYSLSKFFGESKIVEYHVQENDIAPGKKEILIDNKQHYKIMGKDIDMTSLIKLYVENGKIVRHEDWWDKKPLRNRDTVSFPLVGRFMEMGRRGMMLATHAMMGFGKDPDSR, encoded by the exons ATGGGGAAAGGCGATAATCTTCCGAGTCCAG GTGAAACTGGAGCTGCGGCGACGGATCAGGCAAGGGAATTCGAGGGAAAAGGAGCTTGTGAATTCAATCAAACTCGATTCTCTGATCAAATCATGCCTCATATCCTCAACTT GTATGGGGCTAGCGCAAAAGCCAACGACTTTGACATGTACGCACCAAATGCTTCGTTTGAGGACCCTCTTACACATGCTCAAGG GGTGAAGCAAATCAAATCAGCATTTTATTCACTCTCTAAG TTTTTTGGTGAGTCGAAGATAGTTGAATACCACGTTCAAGAAAATGATATCGCACCGGGGAAGAAAGAG ATACTAATAGACAACAAACAACACTACAAGATCATGGGAAAGGACATAGACATGACCTCTCTCATCAAACTCTATGTCGAGAATGGGAAGATTGTCCGACACGAAGACTG GTGGGACAAGAAACCTCTGAGGAACAGAGACACGGTTAGCTTCCCATTAGTCGGTCGGTTTATGGAGATGGGTCGCAGAGGCATGATGCTAGCTACTCATGCCATGATGGGTTTTGGTAAAGATCCTGACTCCCGTTGA
- the LOC106382999 gene encoding 40S ribosomal protein S17-2-like — translation MGRVRTKTVKKSSRQVIEKYYSRMTLDFHTNKKILEEVAIIPSKRLRNKIAGFSTHLMKRIQKGPVRGISLKLQEEERERRMDFVPDESAIKTDVIKVDKETLEMLASLGMSDTSGISEVEPQAAPAFSRPPRRF, via the coding sequence ATGGGGCGTGTCCGAACCAAGACCGTGAAGAAATCATCTCGCCAAGTCATCGAGAAGTACTACTCTCGCATGACACTCGACTTCCACACCAACAAGAAGATCCTCGAAGAAGTCGCAATCATCCCTTCGAAGCGTCTCCGCAACAAGATCGCTGGATTCTCCACCCACTTGATGAAGCGTATCCAGAAGGGACCGGTCCGTGGCATCTCGCTCAAGCTTCAAGAGGAAGAGCGCGAGCGCCGCATGGACTTTGTGCCCGACGAGTCTGCTATCAAGACCGATGTGATCAAGGTCGATAAGGAGACTCTGGAGATGCTTGCTTCCCTTGGAATGTCTGACACTAGTGGCATCTCTGAAGTCGAGCCACAGGCTGCACCTGCTTTCAGCAGGCCACCAAGAAGGTTCTGA